A stretch of the Capsicum annuum cultivar UCD-10X-F1 chromosome 8, UCD10Xv1.1, whole genome shotgun sequence genome encodes the following:
- the LOC107839083 gene encoding 26S proteasome non-ATPase regulatory subunit 6 homolog (The RefSeq protein has 2 substitutions compared to this genomic sequence) has translation MDSEEGTQQPQLVLAHKLFRLTHPDVNDLDKVRLREEVLEAVLSNDMVPLYETLVTNGVLSLDQKVLDSMRAKNCDELKKLDDKIADAEENLGESEVREAHLAKSLFYIRIGDKEKALEQLKVTESKTVAVGQKMDLAFYTLQMGLFDLDFDLISKSIDKAKKLFEEGGDWERKNRLKVYEGLFCMSTRNFKKAADLFLDSISTFTTYELFPYDTFIFYTVLTSIITLDRVSLKQKVVDAPEILTVIGKIPYLSEFMNSLYECQYKSFFSSFAGLTEHIKLDRYLQPHFRYYMREVRTVVYSQFLESYKSVTIEAMAKAFGVFEDFIDLELSRFIAAGKLHCKIDKVAGVLETNRPDAKNALYQATIKQGDFLLNRIQKLSRVIDL, from the exons ATGGATTCTGAAGAAGGAACACAACAACCCCAGCTAGTTCTGGCACACAAACTATTCCGTTTAACACATCCAGATGTCAATGACTTAGACAAAGTTCGTCTCCGTGAAGAAGTATTGGAAGCTGTACTCTCCAATG ATATGGTACCGTTGTATGAAACCCTAGTTACTAATGGGGTTTTGAGTTTGGATCAGAAGGTTCTAGATTCTATGCGTGCTAAAAATTGTGATGAGCTCAAAAAACTCGATGACAA GATTGCTGATGCAGAAGAAAACTTAGGTGAAAGTGAAGTTCGGGAAGCTCATTTGGCAAAATCATTGTTCTACATTCGGATTGGTGACAAG GAGAAAGCACTTGAACAACTCAAGGTGACCGAGAGCAAAACTGTTGCAGTTGGGCAAAAGATGGACTTGGTGTTCTACACCTTGCAGATGGGattatttgacttggattttgACCTCATCTCTAAAAGCATCGACAAGGCAAAGAA ATTATTTGAAGAGGGGGGTGACTGGGAGAGAAAGAACAGGTTGAAGGTGTATGAAGGGCTGTTCTGCATGTCCACTCGTAACTTCAAGAAAGCAGCAGATCTTTTCCTAGATTCTATATCAACTTTTACCACATATGAGCTTTTTCCTTATGATACTTTCATATTTTATACGGTGCTTACGAGCATCATTACCTTGGATCGGGTTTCCTTGAAACAGAAG GTAGTGGATGCACCAGAGATCTTGACAGTAATTGGAAAGATTCCATATCTGTCCGAGTTTATGAACTCATTATATGAGTGTCAGTACAAGTCATTTTTCTCCTCATTTG CTGGCTTGACGGAGCATATCAAATTGGATCGCTACTTGCAACCACACTTCAGATATTATATGAGGGAGGTCAGAACAGTTGTGTACTCCCAGTTCCTGGAGTCCTACAAGAGTGTTACTATTGAGGCCATGGCCAAGGCTTTTGGGGTGTCTGAGGATTTCATCGACTT GGAATTATCTCGGTTCATTGCAGCTGGGAAGTTGCATTGCAAGATTGATAAAGTAGCAGGAGTATTGGAAACTAATCGTCCTGATGCAAAGAATGCTCTTTATCAGGCAACGATCAAGCAAGGGGACTTCTTGTTGAACCGCATTCAAAAGCTTTCTCGTGTCATTGATCTCTGA